A genomic segment from Gopherus evgoodei ecotype Sinaloan lineage unplaced genomic scaffold, rGopEvg1_v1.p scaffold_33_arrow_ctg1, whole genome shotgun sequence encodes:
- the LOC115641078 gene encoding olfactory receptor 14A16-like produces the protein MGNLLIFMAIAFDHHLQAPMYFFLINLSVLDLGSISVIVPKSMTNSLMNIRSISYSGCVARVLFLLFLVGVDFSILTVMVYNRYVTICQPLHYETIMNSRACVQMVAGAWISGILYSGLHTGNTFALTFCGGNMVDQFFCEISQLLKLTCSVSYLSETGVLAFSVCLVLDCFVFIILLYVQIFKSVLKIPCEQGQHKALSTCLPHLTVVSLFVFTGAFAYLKPTSSSPSTLGLVVAIIYSVLPPIMNAIIYSMRNKEIKAALRRLTGYK, from the coding sequence ATGGGGAATCTTCTTATCTTCATGGCCATAGCCTTCGACCATCACCTTCAAGCCCcaatgtacttcttcctgattaATCTGTCCGTCTTAGACCTTGGCTCTATCTCTGTCATTGTCCCCAAATCCATGACCAACTCCCTCATGAACATCAGGTCCATTTCCTATTCTGGATGTGTTGCCCGAGTCTTATTCCTCCTCTTCTTGGTGGGAGTGGATTTTTCCATTCTCACCGTGATGGTGTATAACCGATATGTcaccatctgccaaccactgcactatgagacaATAATGAACAgcagagcttgtgtccaaatggtagctggtgcctggatcagTGGGATTCTCTACTCTGGGCTACACACTGGGAACACATTTGCATTGaccttctgtggaggcaacatggtggatcagttcttctgtgaaatctcCCAGCTGCTGAAGCTCACCTGTTCTGTCTCATATCTGAGTGAAACTGGGGTTCTTGCATTTAGTGTGTGTTTAGTCTTAgactgctttgtttttatcattttgttgtatgttcagatcttcaaatcaGTTCTCAAGATCCcctgtgagcagggccagcataaAGCCCTATCTacctgccttcctcacctcactgtggtctccttgtttgttttcactggggcctttgcctacctgaaacccacctccagctccccatCTACTCTGGGTCTTGTGGTGGCAATTATCTATTCCGTATTGCCACCAATCATGAATGCAATCATCTATAGCATGAGGAACAAAGAGATCAAAGCTGCCCTGAGGAGACTGACTGGCTATAAATAA